The Caloenas nicobarica isolate bCalNic1 chromosome 28, bCalNic1.hap1, whole genome shotgun sequence genome window below encodes:
- the LOC135999471 gene encoding submaxillary gland androgen-regulated protein 3A-like — MYPEKWPQKKPFLPPPPPAGLDLSKMAAAFLGGGAGAGAPPPAFLPAHFRPQAPPPPPRPAHREEEEDEAPPPPPPFPPLLADPMLPPTSDSD; from the exons atgTACCCCGAAAAATGGCCCCAAAAAAAG ccctttCTCCCGCCTCCCCCCCCCGCAGGTTTGGACCTTTCCAAGATGGCGGCCGCGTTCctggggggcggggccggcgccggagccccgccccccgcgTTCCTCCCCGCCCACTTCCGGCcgcaagccccgccccctccgccgcgccccgcccaccgggaggaggaggaggacgaggccccgccccccccgccccccttcCCGCCCCTATTGGCAGACCCCATGCTCCCGCCCACTTCCGACTCCGActga